The Bacillus sp. Y1 genome has a window encoding:
- a CDS encoding quercetin 2,3-dioxygenase: MVVQVVGKLPNEGKPYYVRNGEGERYLFGTQVASVVATTKSTGDMLEIVQLSGGKGDYFPAHIHEQAQEGIVVLDGRLEVEVNGEKHLLTAGDYVHIPAGTVHSYWMQSHRTRFWSFTINGTVAELFSHIGEPYDKFERPPVCENPFESNCLANIPSNIDIKMVDRKQVSELAELVKGCAIPKEPTPYVLESGEGVHLLSGDTVHSLLTTKEATDGDFIALVSEGPKGLPIGEHAHEFTNETFMCLQGEMTLWVDGEELHLLPGDFAYVPAKTAHRFRCDAHYTKFLGVLTPGDFEDFFRILGDEYEHPIFPSDPAPYRFDRVIQRIQEIDLTLLGKPPRPSDIEEVS, encoded by the coding sequence ATGGTCGTACAGGTCGTTGGCAAATTACCTAATGAAGGCAAACCATATTACGTTCGAAATGGTGAGGGTGAAAGGTACTTATTCGGAACACAGGTAGCTTCGGTTGTTGCCACAACAAAAAGTACTGGTGATATGCTAGAAATCGTTCAATTATCAGGCGGAAAAGGGGACTATTTTCCAGCACATATACACGAACAAGCCCAGGAAGGAATTGTCGTCCTTGATGGTAGACTTGAGGTAGAAGTCAATGGAGAAAAACATCTGCTAACAGCAGGGGATTATGTTCATATCCCTGCAGGCACGGTTCATTCTTATTGGATGCAGAGTCATCGAACACGCTTTTGGTCTTTTACCATTAATGGAACTGTGGCAGAACTATTTTCACATATTGGAGAGCCTTATGATAAATTTGAACGTCCACCTGTTTGTGAAAATCCCTTTGAATCAAATTGTCTAGCAAACATTCCTAGTAATATTGATATAAAAATGGTTGATCGAAAGCAAGTATCCGAGTTGGCTGAGTTGGTGAAAGGGTGTGCCATACCAAAAGAGCCTACACCCTACGTTCTTGAATCTGGAGAAGGAGTGCACCTGCTGAGTGGGGATACTGTTCATTCCCTTCTAACTACGAAAGAGGCAACTGACGGTGATTTTATTGCTTTAGTATCAGAGGGACCAAAGGGGTTGCCGATTGGAGAACACGCACATGAATTCACAAATGAAACCTTTATGTGTTTGCAAGGAGAAATGACCCTTTGGGTAGATGGAGAGGAGTTGCATCTCTTGCCGGGAGATTTTGCCTACGTGCCTGCTAAAACGGCCCATCGCTTCCGTTGTGATGCTCACTACACGAAGTTTCTAGGGGTATTAACACCGGGAGATTTTGAGGATTTCTTTCGAATTCTAGGAGATGAATATGAACATCCTATTTTTCCTAGCGATCCTGCACCTTATCGGTTTGATCGAGTCATTCAACGAATCCAGGAGATTGATTTGACTCTATTAGGAAAGCCTCCACGTCCCTCCGATATTGAAGAGGTTAGTTAA
- a CDS encoding fumarylacetoacetate hydrolase family protein has product MKLLTYSVNNDSLRLGVLVDENTIIDPHQAYIEQLKQQGQQRAEEIANALLPTNPVEFIANGDLALQSAKEAIDYALGHSENSSAIYKKDSVEIGPPVIKPNKIICVGLNYKNHIIEMKRDFPAHPVIFAKFATAIAAPNDVFPLNSELTKKLDYEAELAFVIGKEGKNIKAEDALDYVYGYTVANDITARDMQKRTIQWLQGKTLDKSLPLGPVLVTKDEITNPHALEISLTVNSEVRQTSNTEQLLFNVNHLVEFLSGICTLEPGDIVCTGTPGGVGEAQNKFLQDGDVVKVEISGIGAILTTIKEESVS; this is encoded by the coding sequence TTGAAATTACTAACATATTCCGTAAATAATGATTCACTCAGACTAGGTGTTTTAGTAGACGAAAATACGATCATCGATCCGCACCAAGCGTATATAGAGCAGCTAAAGCAACAAGGACAACAAAGGGCGGAAGAAATTGCAAACGCTTTACTTCCTACTAACCCTGTGGAATTTATTGCGAATGGGGATTTGGCTCTACAATCGGCAAAAGAAGCCATCGACTATGCCCTAGGACATTCTGAAAATTCATCGGCTATTTATAAAAAAGACTCGGTAGAAATTGGACCACCGGTGATAAAGCCAAATAAGATCATCTGCGTAGGACTAAATTACAAGAATCATATTATTGAAATGAAGCGAGATTTCCCAGCTCACCCGGTTATTTTTGCTAAGTTTGCAACAGCGATTGCAGCTCCTAACGACGTCTTTCCACTTAACTCTGAGTTAACGAAGAAGCTAGATTATGAGGCAGAATTGGCATTCGTGATTGGGAAGGAAGGAAAGAACATTAAGGCAGAAGATGCTTTGGATTATGTGTACGGCTACACAGTAGCTAATGATATCACCGCTCGCGATATGCAAAAAAGAACCATCCAATGGTTGCAAGGAAAAACTCTTGATAAAAGTCTTCCATTAGGCCCCGTATTAGTGACGAAGGATGAAATTACAAATCCTCATGCTTTGGAGATTTCTTTAACCGTAAATAGTGAAGTAAGACAAACCTCTAATACAGAGCAACTGTTGTTTAACGTAAATCATTTGGTTGAGTTTTTATCTGGCATTTGCACGTTAGAACCAGGTGATATTGTTTGTACGGGAACTCCAGGTGGTGTTGGTGAGGCGCAAAATAAGTTCCTTCAAGATGGAGATGTTGTAAAAGTGGAAATTTCGGGGATTGGAGCGATCTTGACGACGATTAAGGAGGAGAGTGTTTCATGA
- a CDS encoding amidohydrolase family protein: MHDFHTHFIPDDVLTWLKDHKDIVNAKWIKKEENKDDFLVVNEKWGFELKPSFIDKNLYLYKQKEAGVSYSLISPIPQLFMYDFPQDITTDISQVYNLSLSQLVTQTKGRLSALGTVPLSHPERAAHILHDAMKLGLKGAIIGPSAAGKMLSDDYFIPFFEEANRLKAILFIHPLLSEDPRLKNWMMPNLIGVPWETTVCSTDILLSGMIDKYPNIKILFAHGGGFLPYQIGRLDKGYEQWRAVSSNLQGKPSEYLKRFWYDTVLWNQASIDFLLETVGEDRIVPGSDFPFDLCAWPPQASFAKGVQSLLD, encoded by the coding sequence ATGCATGATTTTCATACTCATTTTATCCCAGATGATGTTCTTACTTGGTTAAAGGACCATAAAGATATCGTCAATGCCAAATGGATTAAAAAGGAAGAAAACAAAGATGACTTTTTAGTAGTCAATGAGAAGTGGGGCTTTGAATTAAAACCATCCTTTATCGACAAGAACCTGTATCTTTACAAACAAAAAGAAGCTGGTGTTTCTTATTCCTTGATTTCACCTATTCCACAGCTTTTTATGTATGACTTCCCACAAGACATCACCACAGATATTTCCCAAGTATACAATCTATCTTTGTCACAATTGGTTACACAAACGAAGGGACGCTTATCCGCTCTTGGCACCGTTCCTCTCAGCCATCCTGAGCGTGCCGCACATATTTTACATGATGCAATGAAACTGGGGCTAAAAGGGGCAATCATCGGACCCTCAGCAGCTGGAAAAATGCTTTCAGACGACTATTTTATTCCATTTTTTGAAGAAGCAAACCGGTTAAAAGCCATTCTTTTCATCCATCCATTGCTAAGCGAAGATCCTCGATTAAAAAATTGGATGATGCCGAATCTAATTGGCGTCCCCTGGGAAACAACCGTGTGTTCAACTGATATTCTATTAAGCGGTATGATCGACAAGTATCCTAACATTAAAATTTTATTTGCCCATGGCGGAGGGTTCCTCCCTTATCAAATTGGCAGACTTGATAAAGGATATGAACAATGGAGAGCTGTTTCGTCCAACCTGCAAGGAAAGCCCTCAGAGTACTTAAAACGCTTCTGGTATGATACAGTTCTATGGAATCAAGCAAGCATTGATTTTTTATTGGAAACAGTAGGTGAAGATCGAATCGTTCCGGGCTCTGATTTTCCTTTCGATCTTTGTGCTTGGCCGCCACAGGCGTCTTTTGCAAAGGGAGTTCAATCTTTGCTCGATTAA
- a CDS encoding Rrf2 family transcriptional regulator, whose protein sequence is MQLTAYTDYTLRVLIYLGMQASGEKSNIKEISSFYNISNNHLSKVVYELGKLGMIETVRGRNGGIRLAKEPDQINIGAIVRHTESPINLVECFDETRNTCKLSPACKLKFVLNEALNSYLKVLDGYTLEDLLQNREELKTLF, encoded by the coding sequence ATGCAATTAACCGCATATACAGACTATACATTACGTGTACTAATCTATTTAGGAATGCAGGCGAGCGGTGAAAAATCAAATATTAAAGAAATTTCAAGTTTTTATAACATATCGAATAACCATTTAAGTAAAGTGGTGTATGAATTAGGAAAGCTTGGGATGATTGAAACCGTTAGGGGAAGAAATGGAGGAATTAGGCTAGCGAAAGAACCAGATCAAATAAATATTGGTGCGATTGTTCGTCATACAGAGAGCCCAATTAATTTGGTTGAATGCTTTGACGAGACGAGAAACACTTGCAAATTAAGTCCGGCTTGTAAATTGAAATTTGTATTGAATGAGGCACTAAACTCCTATCTGAAAGTCTTAGACGGATATACATTAGAAGATTTGCTGCAAAATAGGGAAGAATTAAAGACATTATTTTAA
- the hmpA gene encoding NO-inducible flavohemoprotein, whose product MTTATSPLDTKTIEIIKSTVPVLAQHGEAITKRFYEMMFSNHPELLNIFNHANQKQGRQQKALANTVYAAAAYIDNLEAILPVVRQIAHKHRSLQVKAEHYPIVGKHLLLAIKDVLGDAATDDIINAWGKAYGVISDVFIQVEKEMYDETVSQSGGWNDFRDFTVAKKVKESEVITSFYLQPKDGKGIPTFTPGQYISIRVKIDGEEYTHIRQYSLSDSPEKEYYRISVKKETSSSEHIPNGKVSTYLHDSVQEGDTLEVTAPAGDFVLDVESTEPVVCLSGGVGITPMISMLNTIASKQPNRKVTFIHAAINGTTHAMHEHVKELSNKSENIEYHLCYEKPTEVDVLNKEFNKEGYIDLSWIDSVVQNKNASFYFCGPIPFMKTVNTALKELGISSDKVHFEFFGPADQLN is encoded by the coding sequence ATGACAACAGCCACAAGTCCATTAGATACGAAAACGATTGAAATTATTAAATCTACTGTTCCTGTTTTAGCACAACATGGTGAAGCCATTACCAAGAGATTCTACGAAATGATGTTTTCAAACCACCCGGAGTTGTTAAACATCTTCAACCACGCCAATCAAAAACAAGGAAGACAGCAAAAAGCTCTAGCGAATACGGTTTACGCTGCCGCTGCATATATTGATAATTTAGAAGCAATTCTACCAGTTGTTAGACAAATTGCCCATAAACATAGAAGTTTACAAGTCAAAGCTGAGCATTATCCTATCGTCGGAAAACATTTATTATTGGCAATAAAAGATGTACTTGGCGATGCTGCGACCGATGACATTATTAATGCTTGGGGGAAAGCGTATGGTGTCATTTCTGATGTATTTATTCAAGTAGAGAAAGAAATGTATGATGAAACAGTTTCTCAATCTGGTGGCTGGAATGATTTCAGAGACTTCACTGTTGCTAAAAAAGTAAAAGAAAGTGAAGTAATCACCTCTTTCTACTTACAACCAAAGGATGGTAAGGGAATTCCTACCTTCACTCCTGGCCAGTATATTAGCATTCGTGTAAAAATTGACGGGGAAGAGTATACTCATATTCGCCAGTATAGTTTATCTGACAGTCCTGAAAAAGAGTACTACCGTATCAGTGTAAAAAAGGAAACCTCTTCTTCTGAACATATCCCAAACGGGAAAGTATCCACTTACTTACACGATTCCGTCCAAGAAGGAGATACTCTAGAAGTGACAGCTCCTGCCGGTGACTTTGTTTTAGATGTAGAATCTACCGAACCTGTTGTATGCTTAAGTGGTGGTGTTGGTATTACACCAATGATCAGCATGCTAAATACCATTGCTTCTAAACAGCCAAATCGTAAAGTCACATTTATTCACGCCGCTATTAACGGAACGACACATGCCATGCATGAGCATGTTAAAGAACTTTCTAATAAATCCGAGAATATCGAGTATCACCTGTGCTATGAAAAGCCGACTGAAGTGGATGTATTAAACAAGGAGTTCAATAAAGAAGGATATATAGACCTTTCTTGGATTGATTCTGTCGTTCAAAATAAAAACGCTTCTTTCTACTTCTGTGGTCCGATACCATTCATGAAAACAGTTAATACTGCATTAAAAGAGTTAGGAATTTCTTCTGATAAGGTTCATTTTGAATTCTTTGGTCCTGCTGATCAGTTAAATTAA
- a CDS encoding VOC family protein, with amino-acid sequence MTIFQEPIRDIAHLAHIELLSPKPNESLEFFQELLGMTVLKSEGQSVYLRGWGDQQLYSLKLTEAKQAGLGHVAMRTYSSQALEQRANHLKDSKYAIGWTDGDYGHGPSYRFMDPAGHKIEVFYEAEKYMRPDHLKPGLKNIPQKYSARGAAVTQLDHINLFSPDVDADSLFYRKYLGFKLSEQAVTETGKQTTAWLHVTNKSYDMAISLDKTGAQGRFHHAAFKVETPEMVLRAADVFLDNGIYIEAPPNKHVAGQTMFVYVYEPGGNRIEVCSGGFLIYTPDWETVTWTPEERKKGLAWGSPLPATFHTYGTPDIEKSSTGG; translated from the coding sequence ATGACTATTTTTCAAGAGCCGATTCGGGATATTGCTCATTTAGCTCATATAGAATTGCTATCACCTAAGCCAAATGAAAGTCTTGAATTTTTCCAGGAACTACTTGGGATGACTGTCTTAAAGAGCGAGGGACAATCCGTGTATTTACGAGGCTGGGGTGACCAACAGCTTTATAGTCTGAAGCTAACCGAAGCCAAGCAAGCTGGCCTTGGTCATGTGGCGATGAGAACCTACTCTTCACAAGCGCTTGAACAACGTGCGAACCATCTTAAGGATAGTAAGTACGCTATCGGTTGGACTGACGGAGATTATGGACATGGTCCTTCCTATCGTTTTATGGATCCGGCTGGACATAAAATAGAAGTCTTTTACGAAGCGGAAAAATACATGAGACCTGATCATTTAAAGCCAGGGTTAAAAAATATTCCGCAAAAATATTCTGCGAGGGGTGCAGCAGTTACACAGCTTGATCATATTAATTTGTTTAGTCCTGATGTGGATGCGGATAGTTTGTTTTATCGTAAGTACCTCGGTTTCAAATTAAGTGAGCAAGCGGTAACAGAAACAGGGAAACAAACAACGGCTTGGCTACATGTGACCAATAAGTCGTATGATATGGCGATTTCACTAGATAAAACAGGTGCCCAGGGCCGCTTTCATCACGCCGCCTTTAAAGTGGAGACTCCAGAAATGGTTCTGCGAGCAGCAGATGTGTTTTTAGATAATGGAATTTATATTGAAGCTCCTCCTAACAAACATGTGGCAGGGCAAACGATGTTTGTGTACGTGTATGAACCAGGAGGCAATCGGATTGAAGTTTGCTCGGGTGGATTTTTAATTTATACACCTGATTGGGAAACGGTCACATGGACTCCGGAAGAACGAAAAAAAGGATTAGCTTGGGGATCGCCTCTGCCAGCTACGTTCCACACATATGGTACACCAGATATTGAGAAATCAAGTACAGGAGGGTGA
- a CDS encoding acyl-CoA dehydrogenase family protein has product MNKMLNKLTHEEAIERAKELSVMIRSRSREVESLRHQPQENIDDFIASGLVRSLVPSRWGGHELDWKTLAGSAIEVSKGDASTGWCYSLLLLHSWMLAFFPNEAQRDVWKDNPDACLATSINPSPNSEILKVKDGYRLTGKWGFSSGINHCDWVMISAAAPQEDSQKEKKMLYFLVPKSELRVIDVWHVVGMRGTGSNLLELTDVFVPEYRTMELNPWNLHGISPGMEQNKTPLYRIQLSAVMPVTLLSVILGATKGAYDIWRDMVIGKNKSRKGEPVANLTHQQIRLAKVAAKLEAVDALLHKSLELVESGRVLDYKERVSLRRNYCYCAELCTEAMETIYTSSGAAASAESHPLQQFWRDIHAGAQHTAFNFDWVGELYGKLELGLPVSVEY; this is encoded by the coding sequence ATGAACAAGATGTTAAATAAGTTGACTCATGAGGAAGCTATTGAGCGTGCGAAGGAATTATCTGTCATGATCCGTTCTCGTTCACGTGAAGTGGAAAGCTTGAGACATCAACCACAAGAAAACATTGACGATTTTATTGCATCAGGGTTAGTTCGCTCGCTGGTGCCTAGCCGTTGGGGGGGACACGAACTTGATTGGAAAACATTAGCTGGTAGTGCAATTGAGGTATCAAAAGGAGATGCCTCTACGGGTTGGTGCTATTCCTTATTACTTCTTCACAGCTGGATGCTTGCCTTTTTCCCTAACGAAGCACAGAGAGATGTATGGAAGGACAATCCAGATGCTTGTCTAGCCACCTCCATCAATCCAAGTCCGAACTCAGAAATTCTAAAGGTAAAAGATGGATATCGCCTAACGGGGAAATGGGGATTTTCTTCTGGAATTAACCACTGTGATTGGGTCATGATTAGTGCGGCAGCTCCGCAAGAAGATAGCCAGAAAGAGAAAAAGATGTTGTATTTTCTTGTACCGAAAAGCGAATTGAGAGTAATTGATGTATGGCATGTTGTGGGAATGAGAGGAACAGGTAGTAACTTACTAGAATTAACGGATGTGTTTGTCCCTGAATACCGCACGATGGAGTTGAATCCGTGGAATCTTCATGGCATTTCTCCTGGGATGGAACAAAATAAGACTCCACTTTATCGAATTCAATTGTCAGCGGTTATGCCGGTAACTTTATTATCTGTTATTTTAGGAGCAACAAAGGGTGCATATGACATTTGGCGGGATATGGTGATCGGAAAAAATAAATCCCGTAAAGGAGAGCCTGTCGCAAACTTAACACATCAACAAATCCGACTTGCCAAGGTAGCAGCTAAGCTGGAAGCGGTAGATGCCCTCCTTCATAAATCGCTGGAGTTAGTAGAGTCCGGACGAGTACTTGATTACAAGGAACGAGTTAGTTTGAGAAGAAATTATTGCTATTGTGCGGAACTTTGTACAGAAGCAATGGAAACCATTTATACAAGCAGTGGAGCAGCAGCATCAGCCGAAAGCCATCCGTTACAACAATTTTGGCGTGATATCCATGCGGGAGCACAGCATACGGCATTTAATTTCGATTGGGTAGGAGAGCTTTATGGCAAATTAGAGCTTGGTCTTCCTGTAAGTGTAGAATACTAG
- a CDS encoding PNPOx family protein, whose protein sequence is MTVSTDKLTPELISSLQGETMVSFITISSETNLPQLSVVSWVHPADDGMRIKVALGHKASSIYNIRSNPNVVLGVIGAGSCYSVQGKASVSEIKELTMKLCVVTIEVESVENVMFYGGKVTTEPTYEKTYNKDLAIKLDTEVYELLSE, encoded by the coding sequence ATGACAGTAAGTACAGACAAGTTAACACCTGAGCTGATTTCTTCTTTGCAGGGAGAAACCATGGTTTCTTTTATCACCATTAGTTCGGAAACCAATTTACCACAATTAAGTGTCGTTTCGTGGGTGCATCCTGCAGATGATGGAATGAGGATAAAAGTGGCGCTTGGCCATAAAGCATCTAGTATATATAATATTCGAAGCAATCCTAACGTAGTATTAGGGGTGATAGGGGCTGGAAGCTGTTATTCAGTTCAGGGAAAAGCATCCGTCTCTGAAATAAAAGAACTTACTATGAAACTATGCGTTGTCACCATTGAAGTAGAATCAGTTGAAAACGTGATGTTTTACGGAGGTAAGGTAACAACAGAACCTACTTATGAGAAAACGTATAATAAAGACTTAGCTATTAAATTGGACACCGAAGTTTATGAGCTTCTAAGTGAGTAA
- a CDS encoding LysR family transcriptional regulator translates to MDIRQLRYFITVAEHLNFTKAANQLYVAQSAISQQIADLEDQVGVKLFIRNKRSVKLTPAGSVFLKEAIEIVEKTSGAIEKAKQTDEGIIGSLSIGFLAVHVRSFLPEVIKRFRELYPKVKLHLNHFPSKMLKDELEHGELDFALTLPSGLHRIEEIEIETVAKEPYCIVMHKNHPLVNNKKITLSDVAQEPFIIHNRHDSPVGSYDFIVQICEQHGFTPKIVSQPRFVDTVPVLVESEMGISILPKSFEAISSSSLRFVEIDQFDDQDFELVIAWKKNNLNPSLSLFLKVLRSFL, encoded by the coding sequence ATGGATATTCGCCAATTGCGTTATTTTATCACTGTTGCCGAGCATTTAAATTTTACGAAAGCTGCCAATCAGCTGTATGTTGCTCAATCCGCGATTAGCCAGCAAATTGCGGATTTAGAGGATCAAGTGGGCGTAAAACTATTTATCAGAAACAAACGCTCCGTAAAGCTCACACCTGCAGGCTCTGTTTTTCTCAAAGAAGCCATTGAGATAGTGGAAAAAACATCCGGGGCCATTGAAAAGGCAAAGCAAACGGATGAAGGAATCATTGGCAGTCTTTCTATTGGCTTTTTGGCTGTACATGTTCGAAGTTTCCTACCAGAAGTCATCAAACGATTTCGTGAATTATATCCAAAAGTCAAACTCCATTTAAACCACTTTCCTAGTAAAATGCTAAAAGATGAATTAGAACATGGGGAACTAGATTTCGCTCTAACCCTACCATCTGGTCTTCATCGAATAGAAGAAATTGAAATCGAAACAGTTGCAAAAGAACCATATTGCATTGTTATGCACAAAAATCATCCACTAGTAAACAACAAAAAAATTACTTTATCAGATGTGGCACAGGAACCATTCATCATACATAATCGTCACGATTCCCCGGTCGGTTCGTATGATTTTATTGTCCAGATATGCGAGCAACATGGCTTCACTCCAAAAATAGTCAGCCAGCCTCGCTTTGTTGATACGGTACCCGTACTTGTGGAATCAGAAATGGGGATCTCCATTTTACCTAAAAGCTTTGAAGCGATCTCTAGCTCCTCGCTTCGTTTTGTGGAAATCGATCAATTTGACGACCAAGACTTTGAGCTTGTCATTGCTTGGAAAAAGAACAATTTAAATCCATCTTTATCGCTGTTTTTGAAGGTGTTAAGATCGTTTTTGTAG
- a CDS encoding IclR family transcriptional regulator: MVTEKQEDQHLSSVKNALRILRSFTMEEPEKKISDLSTSLGINKSTVSRTMATLASEGFVYKDPESRKYRLGLSILSLSGIVNSHMDIYKESQSVLNRLVESIGETAHISVLDNDEVIYLQKVDCHHPVRVLTNVGKRNPPYCTSSGKVLLAYSDDPLVDRVIEKGLTRYTKNTITDPSKLRAHLKQIKENGYTFSSEEILEGVNSIAAPVYDYRGKVIAALAIVGPKQRIQANKVPGYAKKVMQAAMEISNRMGYW; the protein is encoded by the coding sequence ATGGTTACGGAAAAACAGGAAGACCAGCATTTATCATCCGTAAAAAATGCTTTACGAATATTAAGAAGCTTTACGATGGAAGAGCCAGAAAAGAAGATTAGCGACTTATCTACTTCTCTAGGTATTAATAAAAGCACGGTGAGTAGGACCATGGCAACTTTAGCTTCCGAGGGTTTTGTCTATAAAGATCCAGAGTCAAGAAAGTATCGACTCGGCCTATCCATCCTTTCCTTAAGCGGTATCGTTAATAGTCATATGGACATCTACAAAGAATCACAGTCGGTATTAAACCGTCTGGTGGAAAGTATAGGCGAAACAGCCCATATATCTGTACTGGATAATGATGAAGTCATCTATCTTCAAAAGGTCGATTGCCACCACCCTGTTCGTGTGTTAACGAATGTTGGAAAAAGAAATCCTCCTTATTGCACGAGCTCAGGTAAGGTGTTATTAGCCTATTCGGATGATCCACTAGTCGATAGAGTCATTGAAAAAGGCTTAACCAGATATACGAAAAACACCATTACCGACCCTAGTAAACTTAGAGCCCATTTAAAACAAATAAAAGAAAACGGTTACACTTTTAGCAGTGAAGAAATTCTCGAAGGAGTGAACTCGATCGCTGCACCTGTCTATGATTATCGCGGAAAGGTCATCGCTGCACTAGCAATTGTAGGACCAAAACAAAGGATACAAGCAAACAAAGTTCCAGGCTACGCAAAGAAAGTGATGCAAGCCGCCATGGAAATATCAAACCGTATGGGTTATTGGTAA
- a CDS encoding alpha/beta hydrolase — translation MSFRVRIIQDLVFSSPSGKPLLLDLYLPLHAKEPLPVIVWLHGGGWRIGDRKLGPDFCQFFAEKGFAMASIEYRLSGEALFPAQIHDVKTAIRWLRSVAEEYQLDSGRIGLWGSSAGGHLAALAGTTGSGVLEELEHGCADFCCNVQAVVDGYGPTDFLQMDLHHIPEESSNDPETERLHPARYHSDMDSPESQLLGSPIHLVPDRVREANPITYITGEEPPFLIMHGTNDTAVPAHQSELLYQALLEKENDATLCLIDGFGHAFFNNNDLDNHEPYSARLRTTRAGEKEQTKTTHIKIFEMIERFFGKHLIKN, via the coding sequence ATGAGTTTTCGAGTTAGAATTATACAAGATCTTGTGTTTTCCTCCCCTAGTGGAAAGCCGTTATTGCTAGATTTATATTTGCCTCTACATGCAAAAGAACCATTGCCAGTTATTGTTTGGTTACATGGAGGCGGTTGGAGAATTGGGGATCGGAAGCTTGGGCCGGATTTTTGTCAGTTTTTTGCCGAAAAAGGCTTTGCGATGGCGAGTATAGAGTATCGTTTGAGCGGGGAAGCACTGTTTCCAGCACAAATTCATGATGTGAAGACAGCGATCCGGTGGCTCCGCTCAGTTGCAGAAGAGTATCAGTTAGACAGCGGACGTATTGGATTATGGGGTTCATCTGCTGGCGGACATTTAGCTGCATTAGCCGGAACAACAGGATCTGGAGTTCTTGAAGAGTTGGAGCATGGGTGTGCTGATTTTTGCTGTAATGTCCAGGCAGTTGTGGATGGATATGGTCCAACAGATTTCTTGCAAATGGATCTCCATCATATACCTGAGGAGTCTTCCAATGATCCAGAAACGGAACGTCTTCACCCGGCCCGATATCACTCTGATATGGATTCTCCAGAATCCCAATTACTAGGATCTCCTATTCATTTGGTACCTGATCGTGTGCGGGAAGCCAATCCCATTACGTACATAACTGGGGAAGAACCACCTTTTCTGATCATGCATGGAACAAATGATACAGCAGTACCGGCGCATCAAAGTGAATTGCTTTATCAAGCACTCCTAGAAAAAGAGAATGATGCGACACTCTGTTTGATAGATGGTTTTGGCCATGCTTTTTTCAACAACAATGATTTGGACAATCATGAACCTTATTCTGCTAGGCTTCGTACGACTCGGGCAGGGGAGAAAGAGCAGACAAAAACCACCCACATTAAAATATTTGAAATGATTGAAAGGTTTTTTGGAAAACATTTAATAAAAAATTGA